In Ailuropoda melanoleuca isolate Jingjing chromosome X, ASM200744v2, whole genome shotgun sequence, a single genomic region encodes these proteins:
- the LOC109489392 gene encoding X antigen family member 3 has product MNWQVRSTYRPRARRDDQNSLQLVGPVVAQQPGAEQPQGEEPLTKPQDIMPDQEKKDEGASVVQGPALEPNPKELADEETGRERGDGPAVKGRGLANLEPLKMPEAGDWKPQV; this is encoded by the exons ATGAATTGGCAAGTAAGGTCAACATATAGACCTCGCGCAAGACGAGATGATCAAAATTCTTTGCAGCTGGTTGGGCCTGTGGTT GCCCAGCAGCCTGGGGCTGAGCAACCTCAAGGGGAGGAGCCGCTGACTAAGCCTCAGGATATTATGCCTGATCAAGAGAAAAAGGATGAAGGAGCATCTGTGGTTCAAg GGCCTGCCCTGGAACCTAATCCGAAGGAACTGGCTGATGAAGAGACTGGGCGTGAGCGTGGAGACGGGCCTGCTGTCAAGGGGAGAGGGCTTGCAAACCTAGAGCCCCTTAAGATGCCGGAAGCAG